Within the Thiovulum sp. ES genome, the region AAAAAAGATAAAGTGCAATTTTCGGAAGCAATTCTTTCGCCAAGTGCCTCTTTTGGAGGACTTTATGTCCCAGAAAATTTACCAAAATTAGATTTAAATGAGATCAAGGATTTAAATTATAAATATTTGGCTTTGCACATTTTAGATAAGTTTGGAATTGATATTGAGAAATCTGTTTTAGAAGAAGCGGTTTCACTTTATGATAATTTTGATGATTCTGAAAATCCAGTTCCTGTAAAAAGTGTGGGAGATGATTTATATATTTCTGAACTTTATCACGGGCCAACTCGAGCATTTAAAGATATGGCACTTCAGCCATTTGGAAAAGTTTTATCTTCACTTGCACAAAAACAGAATGAAAATTATCTAATTCTTGCGGCAACAAGCGGAGACACTGGACCTGCGACACTTCACACTTTCCGAAATCGAGAAAATACAAAAGTTGTATGCCTCTATCCAGATGGCGGAACAAGTGATGTGCAAAGATTACAAATGGTAACAGAAGAGGGTGAAAATCTGAAAGTTATCGGAATTAAGGGAAGTTTTGATGATGCACAAAATTCACTCAAACGACTTTTAAAATCAGAGGAGTTTCTAAACGAATTACAAAAGAAAGATGTGAAACTTTCCGCAGCAAATTCAGTAAATTTTGGAAGAATCATTTTCCAAACTATTTATCATGTTTGGAGTTATTTTCAGCTTGTTAAAAAAGATGAAATTGAAATTGGGAATGAAATTTATATTACAGTTCCGAGTGGAAATTTTGGAAATGCACTTGGTGGATTTTATGCTCGAGAAATGGGATTACCAATTAAAAAGATTTTTATCTCTTCAAACGAAAATAATATTTTGACTGACCTCATCGCTACTGGAAAATACTCACTGATTGGGCGAAATGTCAAAAATACGAAATCTCCTGCAATGGATATTTTGAAATCGTCAAATGTTGAGAGAGTTCTTTTTCACCTTTTTGGAAATGAACGAACAAAAGAACTTATGGATAATCTTGAAGAGAAACACGAATATGAACTTTCTTCAAACGAATTAGCAGAATTACAAAAATTGTTCTCAGCTTCTTTCTCAACTGATAGCGAATGTTTTGACGAAATTGATGCCTATTTTGACCGTGGTTATCTTATGGATCCGCACACCGCAACAGTTATTAAAGCACACAACAATTTAAGAGAAGAGGAACTTCCAAATATCGCTTATTCAACTGCGGAATGGACAAAATTCTCACCATCAATTGTAGAAGCTCTCAAATCCACAAATATCGATGAGGTCGGAAAAAAAGTCTCTGATTTTGATGCTCTTGAAATGATTTCTGAAAGAACAGGTGAAAAAGTAGTTGAACAGATTTCTGATCTTTTCACAAAAGAGATTTCTCACAAAACAGTTATCGAAATTTCTGAACTTGAAAAAGAGATTCTGAATTTTGTCTAAAAATTGTCGGAGCTTTTCCGACAAAATAAATTTAAAAATTTTTGATATATTTCTCAAAATTACAAAAAAAGAGAAATATGACTTTCACAAATTTATTAAAAGGTCGTCGAGTTCTTCTTGGTGTAACTGGAAGTATTGCAATTTATAAATCTCTTGAATTGATTCGACTTTTGACAAAAAGCGGGGCAGAAGTCCGAGTAGTTATGAGTGAGAGTGCAAAAAAATTTATAACTCCGCTCACTTTTGAGACACTTTCACGGAATACAGTTTTACACGGAGAAAATGAAAATTGGAGTTCTGATTTAAATCATATTGCGGTTGGAAAATGGGCGGAAATTTTTGTTATTGCACCTGCGACTGCAAATACAATAAATAAGCTTTCAAACGGAATTGCGGACAATTTGCTTTTACAAACCGCTCTTGCTTTTGGAAATCGGGAACGAATTATTTCACCGTCGGCAAATACGAACATGCTTTTCAATCCTGTTACCGAAGCAAGTGTAAAAATGTTGAAAATTTCAGGATACACATTTGTCGGGACTCAAAAAAAGGAATTAGCTTGTCAAACTGAGGGCGACGGAGCTATGGCTGATCCGCTTCAAATCTTTTTTGCTACTGCTCGTTCGTTGTTAAAAGAGGAGTTTTGGGAAAATCGTCGAGTCGTGATTTCAGGTGGCGGAACAGTTGAAAAAATCGATGAGGTCAGATATATTTCAAATTTCTCTTCGGGAAAAATGGCTTCCGCAATTACTCTTGCACTCTATTTTCGTGGTGCTGATCCGTGTCTTGTTTCGACTCGTTTTCCAGAAGAATTACCAAACGAAGCTTGTAAAATTGATGTCCAGTCTGCCGATGAGATGAAACTTTACATTGAAGATAGTTTGAGAATTGCCAAAAAAGGAATTATGTCCAAACCAACTCTTTTAGATTCTTCAGAAGTGCGAAATATTCAAAAAACTCCGTATCTTTTTATGGCTTCTGCGGTCGCGGATTACAAGCCAAAATATCAGCAAAGTGGGAAATTGAAATCACACCAAATCGGGGAAAATTGGAATTTGGAACTTGTTGAAAATGTTGATGTTTTAGAAAGTCTTGATAAAAGCGGAACTGTTTCAGTTGGATTTAAAGCGGAAATGGACAGGGAGAAGAGTGAAGATTATGCTCGTGGAATGCTAGAAAAGAAAAATCTTGATTTTGTCTGCCTAAATATTTTAGAAGATAGTGGAAGTTTTGGCACAGATAAAAACCAAATTGACCTCATCAGTAAAAATGAGATTCTTAAACTTGATAGAGCAAATAAATTGGAATTGGCTTTAAAAATTTTACAAAAAGTTCAAAAATAAAGTTTCTTAAAAGTGTCTTTTTAACCTATATGTAAATA harbors:
- a CDS encoding threonine synthase (PFAM: Pyridoxal-phosphate dependent enzyme~TIGRFAM: threonine synthase), producing MFFTETRGNDGRKKDKVQFSEAILSPSASFGGLYVPENLPKLDLNEIKDLNYKYLALHILDKFGIDIEKSVLEEAVSLYDNFDDSENPVPVKSVGDDLYISELYHGPTRAFKDMALQPFGKVLSSLAQKQNENYLILAATSGDTGPATLHTFRNRENTKVVCLYPDGGTSDVQRLQMVTEEGENLKVIGIKGSFDDAQNSLKRLLKSEEFLNELQKKDVKLSAANSVNFGRIIFQTIYHVWSYFQLVKKDEIEIGNEIYITVPSGNFGNALGGFYAREMGLPIKKIFISSNENNILTDLIATGKYSLIGRNVKNTKSPAMDILKSSNVERVLFHLFGNERTKELMDNLEEKHEYELSSNELAELQKLFSASFSTDSECFDEIDAYFDRGYLMDPHTATVIKAHNNLREEELPNIAYSTAEWTKFSPSIVEALKSTNIDEVGKKVSDFDALEMISERTGEKVVEQISDLFTKEISHKTVIEISELEKEILNFV
- a CDS encoding phosphopantothenoylcysteine decarboxylase/phosphopantothenate--cysteine ligase (PFAM: DNA / pantothenate metabolism flavoprotein; Flavoprotein~TIGRFAM: phosphopantothenoylcysteine decarboxylase/phosphopantothenate--cysteine ligase, prokaryotic), whose protein sequence is MTFTNLLKGRRVLLGVTGSIAIYKSLELIRLLTKSGAEVRVVMSESAKKFITPLTFETLSRNTVLHGENENWSSDLNHIAVGKWAEIFVIAPATANTINKLSNGIADNLLLQTALAFGNRERIISPSANTNMLFNPVTEASVKMLKISGYTFVGTQKKELACQTEGDGAMADPLQIFFATARSLLKEEFWENRRVVISGGGTVEKIDEVRYISNFSSGKMASAITLALYFRGADPCLVSTRFPEELPNEACKIDVQSADEMKLYIEDSLRIAKKGIMSKPTLLDSSEVRNIQKTPYLFMASAVADYKPKYQQSGKLKSHQIGENWNLELVENVDVLESLDKSGTVSVGFKAEMDREKSEDYARGMLEKKNLDFVCLNILEDSGSFGTDKNQIDLISKNEILKLDRANKLELALKILQKVQK